Part of the Kordiimonas pumila genome is shown below.
CCTTGATGCCAGCCACCCTTACATCACTACCAATTGCAAGGCCGCTAACGCTATCAAACTTAGCCTGAAGAACATAGCCATCCACGGCGGCCATATCAGTGCGCTCATAAGCGAATGTAAGAAACCATCCGGCTACAAGTAAAACGATAGCCCCAATGATACTTTCAACAAGATTACCAGACATAAAGTTCTCTTTTACCCTTACGGATGCCAAGCCTCATATTCAGGCTCGACGCGCCGAGGTGTGGTTTTAAAGGCATCAACAGTTCCAGTCAGGTTGGGCAGATGCTCTTTTTCCCAAGCTTTCACAACAGGCATTTGTTCTGTTGGGGGTATATCATGGGTATAATGTAGCCACCCATGCCATTCAGCAGGAACGCGCGACGCTTCAACAGGGCCATTTTTATAGATCACCCATCTGCGTTTGCCATTTTTTTCACGGTAATAAATATTGCCCTGATCATCGGTCCCAACTTTTTCCCCCTTACGGCTGGTGAAAAGTCGTGTTCCGAATGTTGCGCTGTTCCACCAAGTGAAAATTGGCGAAGTGAAAATACTTTTGATCAGAGAGCCCATATAAATACCTGTACATTAATCAATGTTTGGAACCGTTTAGCATGTTTATATATGCAGGAAAAGCCACCGTTTCAGCTTTCTTCAAATTAGAATAGCAATTCGATTCTTTATATAGCCTTAAGTTTAGCACCAAACTCGTCTTCATTAGGTAATATTTGTGGAAAAAATAAGGCGCGATGTCGACTCGTTGATCTTGAATGAGTCGACGGATCTATAATTAGTGCATAAAACTTGGTCAATAACTATATATTGAAATTGAGCTTGTATCTCGCCCCTTTATCACCGTAAAGTTTCTGTATCAAGGGTGAGACGTGGACCAAAGCTATATACGCATGGGGCCTACTCACAAACAGAGCAATTTTTTGAAAGCAGACCCAGTCTGTTTAATGTCGGGATTCTGGTTCGACAAATATATATGACCTCAGGGGGAACTAATGCGGATACAACGCCATTTTACTAACGACACAAGCAGCCCATATAGCGGTATGCAATGGCGCCACGCAGTAAGCGAAATTAAAAACCCGGACGGTTCGATCGTTTTCCACATGGATCAGGTTGAAGTCCCTGAGACTTGGAGCCAAGTGGCAACCGACATAATTGCGCAGAAGTATTTTAGAAAAGCTGGTGTTCCGCAAGCCCTGAAGAGCGTTGAAGAAAACACCGTGCCTTCTTGGTTGTGGCGCAAAGAAGCTGACACCGCGGCTTTAGAAAGCATTCCCGCAGAAAAACGCTACGGCGCAGAAACCAGCGCCAAGCAGGTTTTTGACCGCCTCGCAGGCACATGGACATATTGGGGCTGGAAAGGCGGCTATTTTGATACAGAGCAAGACGCAAAGTCATTCTTTGATGAAATGCGATATATGCTTGCCAATCAAATGTGTGCGCCCAATAGCCCGCAGTGGTTTAATACGGGCCTGCACTGGGCTTACGGCATAGATGGCCCTGCTCAGGGCCACCACTATGTCGATTTTGAAACAGGCAAGCTTGTTAAATCCAAAAGCGCATACGAGCACCCACAACCACATGCTTGTTTCATCCAGTCAGTTGCCGATGACCTTGTAAACGAAGGCGGCATAATGGACCTATGGACCCGTGAGGCACGCCTATTTAAATATGGGTCGGGTACAGGGTCAAATTTCTCAAATGTACGAGGCAACGGCGAAAGCCTGTCTGGCGGCGGGAAATCTTCCGGCCTCATGAGCTTTTTAAAAATTGGTGACCGCGCAGCCGGCGCAATTAAATCAGGCGGCACAACGCGCCGGGCAGCTAAAATGGTCGTGGTTGATATAGACCATCCAGATGTAGAAGAGTTTATTAACTGGAAAGTTATTGAAGAACAAAAGGTTGCGGCCCTTGTTTCAGGATCTAAATTAAACGAAATTCATTTAAACCGCATTATCAAGGCATGCCATGAAGGTAAAAAAGACTTAGCCGAGCAAGCTTTTAACCCAAAAGAAAACAAAGCGCTGAAAAAAGAAATACTTGCTGCCCGCAAAGTTATGATCCCAGAAAATTATGTGCAGCGCGTAATACAATTCGCCAAGCAAGGCTATACCTCTATTGATTTCAAAACCTACAATACTGACTGGGATTCAGACGCATATTTAACGGTTTCAGGCCAAAACTCAAATAACTCTATCCGCGTAACAGATGATTTCATGAGAGCCGTCGCACAAGATAGTGACTGGCACCTTAAAAACCGCATTAATGGTTCTATCGCTAAAGAAATCAAAGCCAAAGACTTATGGCGAGATGTTGGCCATGCAGCTTGGGCCTGCGCTGACCCAGGCATTCAGTTTCACACAACCATTAATGATTGGCATACTTGCCCTGCGTCTGGCGAAATAAGAGCATCCAATCCTTGCTCGGAATATATGTTTCTCGATGATACCGCCTGCAATCTTGCGTCCCTAAACCTTATGACATTCCGTTCAGATGGTGGGGACTTTAAAGTTGAAGCCTTCCAACATGCTGTAAGGCTTTGGACCATGGTGCTTGAAATATCTGTGATGATGGCGCAGTTCCCATCAAAAGAAATTGCCAAGCTTTCTTACGAGTACCGTACGCTGGGCCTTGGCTTCGCTAACATTGGCGGCTTATTAATGAGCCTTGGTATATCATATGATAGCGATGAAGGCCGCGCACTATGTGGTGCAATTACGGCTCTCATGACGGGGCAAGCCTACGCAACCTCTGCCGAAATGGCGTCTGAGCTTGGTGCCTTTCCCGGCTACACAAAAAACGCAGACCATATGCTACGGGTTATTCGTAACCACAGGCGGGCTGCATACGGCCAAGCAGATGGCTATGAAGCATTAAACACCCTCCCCGTTGCTCTGGATATCAAAAACTGTACAGACACCGCGATTGTAACGGCAGCAGCAGAAGCATGGGACCGCGCCTTACATTTGGGTGAAGAACATGGTTTTAGAAACGCGCAGGCAACCGTCATTGCGCCGACAGGTACAATTGGTCTTGTGATGGACTGCGATACCACAGGTATTGAACCAGACTTTGCGCTCGTAAAATTTAAAAAGCTTGCCGGTGGTGGCTATTTCAAAATCATTAACAGAATTGTTCCTCAGGCCTTAACTGTACTTGGGTACTCGGCCAACCAAATTGAAGAGATTGAACATTATGCTGTTGGGCACAATACACTGGCGGATTCACCCGGTGTAAATCATGCTGACCTAAAAAAGGTTGGATTTTCCGAAAAAGAAATTGGCTTGGTTGAAGCGCAGTTAAAAAGTGCTTTTGACATAAAATTTGTTTTCAACCAATGGACCCTTGGGTCGAAATTCTGCAAAGAAACCTTAGGCTTAACAGATGAACAACTGAATGATTATCAGTTTGATATGCTGGCAGCCCTTGGCTTTAGCAAAGCAGCTATCAGCGAGGCAAACCTATACTGCTGCGGCGCAATGACACTTGAAAAAGCGCCTCACCTTAAAGAAGAGCATTATTCCGTGTTTGACTGTGCCAACCCATGCGGGAAAATTGGGAAACGCTATTTATCATGGGAAAGCCATATTCGCATGATGGCTGCTGCCCAACCTTTCATCTCAGGGGCTATATCCAAAACAATCAATATGCCCAATGAGGCCGACGTAGAAAACTGCATGGCGGCATACGAGTTAAGCTGGTCTCTTGCTCTTAAAGCTAATGCCTTATACCGGGATGGCTCAAAACTCAGTCAGCCACTGAACTCCTCGATACTTGATGATATTCTGGATGAAGATATAGAAGAAAAAAGCCTGCCAGAAAAAGCAACTGTCGTTGCAGAGCGTATTGTTGAGCGGATCATTGAACGGCATGTAGATGGCCCGGTTAAGCGCCGCAGGCTTCCTGAGCGCCGAAAAGGCTACACACAAAAAGCTATTGTTGGCGGGCACAAGGTTTACTTGCGAACGGGTGAATATGACGACGGTTCTGTAGGCGAAATATTCATTGATATGCATAAGGAAGGCGCAGCTTTCCGTTCTCTTATGAATAATTTTGCCATCGCAATCTCAATTGGCCTTCAATATGGTGTACCACTTGAAGAATTTGTCGACGCCTTCACTTTCACACGCTTCGAACCTTTTGGTAGAGTGGAAGGCAATGAAACCATCAAAATGGCAACATCTCTCTTGGATTATATTTTCAGAGAGTTGGCAATATCTTATTTGGGCCGTGATGACCTTGCCCATGTTATGCCAGCGGACTTTGCCCACGATACAACAGGTCGTGGCGATAAAGCAGACGGCCTTCCTGATCTGGATGAAAATGTTTCAGAAGCCTTAGAAAGGGTTCAGAAAATGGCATCCTCAGGGTATGTGCGAGGCAGTAATCTCGTCGTTTTAAAAAACACACCAAAGCCGGAGAGTAAAACACCTGACGCAGCTTTGGCCGTTGCCGCAACCGCTGATACCTCCAGCAGTGCTGGCATGGGAAGCGGTATGGCTAATGGCTCAATGGATGCGACACCTAATGCCAGAGTTGCCGCCAAAATGCAGGGGTATGAAGGCGATGCGTGCGGCGAATGCGGCAACTTTACCTTAGTACGAAATGGCACCTGCCTTAAGTGTAACACATGTGGCGGCACAAGCGGATGTAGCTAATCGAGCTATCTTAATCCCATCTACCAACCCGTCCCGGTAGATGGCAATCTAGGGGAAGGTTCGCCTTCCCCCTTTTTTTGCAACATCTACTAATCGGCGCTAAAGTTTCTTCAAACAAGCTAACCAAGCGCGAATATAGACCCTAACCATGCTATAACACTTGAACAATTGGCATTTATCTACAATATGAAGATACGTGACAAACAGATAGGGGTACATCGTGGTTGACAATACAAATGATAAAGCAAAACCGGCGGCACAGCCTAAAAAAGCGGCGCCTGTAAAAAAAGCACCCGCCGCTTCAGCCAAGAAACCCACAGTTCGTAAGTCTGCTGTAAAAACCAGCACAGCAAAACCTGTAAAAAAAGCAGCCGCGCCTAAAACCAGTGTTCCTGCGTCTAAGCCAGCGGCAAAAGCAAAAACGACACCTACACCGAAAGCACCGGCAAAAACTATGGTGGCACAAAAAGCTGCCCCGAAAAAAACTGCGGCCACGAAGCCTGCTACAAAAAAAGCCCCAGAAATAAAAAATGCTGCAGCTAATGCAGGTGCTGACAATGCAAAGAAAACTGAAAACACCAAGCAAGAAAGCCCTGCCAGCTTTGTGGACAATTTAAAAACAAAAGACTGGCTAACAATTCTAAAACGCGGTCTGTTTATGTTTGTTTTTGGTGTTATTGGTCATGTGGTGATGCTCTTCACGCTTTTCATGGCCCTGTTACAGTTCTGTGTTGCTCTTATTTTAGACAAACCAAATGAAAACTTAACAAATGGCATCAATATAGCCGGAAATTATATCAAAGAAGTTTTAGAGTTTCTTAGTTTCAAGACAGAAGAACTCCCCTTCCCTTTTGGGCGTGATTTACCCAAGCAATAAGGCATAAACGCAGGTTATATCCCTGCGTTTGCAAACAACACTTCAACACCTAAACGTATAACAACAACCGCCACGATTGCGGTTAACAATCCTTTTACAAAATCAATCATCCAGTCGGCCCTTATCCGTTAATCGCTTACTTTCACGAGCAGCTATTGCTGTATCAGGGAAGTCAGTAAAAATACCATCAACACCTGCTTCAAACAGAAATTTTACCTCTTGCTGAACACTATTGAACATTTTGGGTACATTGTCATCTCTAACTGTCCATACATGCACAAGCCCGCCGCCATTATGGATCGTATCTACAACATTATTTAGAGAGCCATCTTTGTTTATCAGCAGTGCTTTATATAAACCAAAGCCTGCAAACTTACCAAAATAATGGCTGAGATCTTCATTAAGATAATAGTGCCCATCTGCATCAGGTTTTCCCTCAACAAGATAAATAAGCGGGACAGATGTATAGCTAGATATTTTTAATAAAAAATCAGCATCAAAGCACTGAAAATAAACAGGAAACCCCATTTTCTGGATAGAGTTTAATTCCACAGCCAGTTTTTCTGCAATATCAGGAACAATAGCTTCCATAATAGAGGGGTGTTTCAACTCTATATAAACACCAACGGCTTTACCTTGTTTTTGGTGCTGCTTCAACAGCGTAACAATATCCTCAAGCGTTGGTATTGGCTCCATACCATCATACATTTGACCGCGCGTTAGCCTTGGTTGAACTGTTTTCAGTGTTTCAATTTCGTCTAATGTAAAATCCTGAGCAAACCAGTCTGTATGGCCTTCAAGAGTGCGTTTTTTAGCTGCAAACTCGGGGCGGCTGGACACATCCGTACTTCCAGACAGATACATATCATGGCGCGCAACCAGTTTGCCGTCTTTTGTTAAAACAAGGTCTGGCTCAATAAAATCAACACCTTGCTGAATAGCCAGTTCATATGACATCAGCGTGTGCTCAGGCCGATAACCACTGGCCCCGCGGTGACCAATGACAATAATTTCATGTTTATCTTCCATATAGGCACCAGCCAGCATGCTCATTGAAGTCGCCAATACTACACTCAGAAACGCCTTAAAAGATAGATTGATCATAGTTTAGTCTCACTATTATCAGATATAAATTGGATTCCAGCTACAATTGTCATACTCTATAGTCCAGTTATGTTCTTAAGGAATCGGGGATGTCACTTTTGCAGCTTATACCATCTTTGATGGCAATTATCTTACTGTCAGCAGCAGCATATTATTTTTTCCCAATTTCAGTACATTTTGCGGAAGAAGGTATCCGGGATGAAATCAGCCGTTATGCGCCAAATTTAACACCCGCCGATATATTGATATCTGAAGACAAGGTAGCAGCTCTTGCAACTTTTAAGAATACCCCAGAAATCATTGGCATTGTCTCAAAGCTCGGAAACCATATGGTTTGTCGTATTCTAAAAAAAGGAGACTCGGTAAGGTGGGCCGTAAAAAACCATAAACTGATCATAACGATCAATGATTTTACCCAGCCCCGTATCGTTTTGTCTTTAACGCCTAGCGGTATAAAGCGAGGAACTGCAATTCTGGCCGCACTTGCAACACATGGGAAACGAGTATGACGCTTGATTTGCCAGAACCAACGCAGTGGGCTGTTCCCTTATTTGTTGTCCTTGTATTAGCAGAGATGGTTTATGGCTGGAAAACGCGGCGTGTTAAATTTGAAAGTAAAGACACATTTGTATCCATGTTTATGGGCCTTGGTAGTACAATAGCGGGCGCAATCACCCTCACCTTAACACTTGGTTTTGCATTTTGGGTTTATGATAATTTTAGGGTATTTGATCTAGGAACATCGATTTGGGTTTTTGTTGCAGCCTTTATACTGGATGACCTTGCTTATTACTGGGTGCACAGGTTTGGGCATAGAATGCGCTGGATGTGGGCCGCCCATGTCATTCACCACTCTAGTCAGCATTATAATCTCTCAACAGCCTTAAGACAGACATGGACAGGCCAATTCACCCCCGGCATACTCTTTCGTACACCGCTGTTTTTATTAGGGTTTCATCCATCAATTGTTTTCTTTTGTGCAGGCCTTAACCTGATATACCAGTTTTGGATTCACACTGAAGCTATAGGGAAAATGCCACGCTGGTTTGAGGCTATTATGAATACGCCGAGCCATCACCGTGTTCATCATGCCAAAAACCCTCGCTATCTTGATGCTAATTATGCCGGGGTTTTCATTATCTGGGACAAAATCTTCGGCACCTATATACCGGAGGAAAAAAGTGACCCTTGTAATTATGGCCTCGTTACCGACCTTGGAACCTATAACCCCCTGCGCATAGCATTCCATGAATGGTGGGGGATACTAAAAGATATCTGGCACGCACCAAACATTAAGGCAAAATTGCTATATCTTATTGCACCACCGGGCTGGACACATGACGAAAGCCGGCAAACAAGCGACATGATTCGCCGCGAATGGCAACTGCGAGAACAGGCCAAAACCCCTGCCTCACCAGCGGAAAACTCATAAACAATAAAATATCAACTGCAAATCAAGTTATTTTGCACTTGCGAAATAAAATTTATTTGTCACATTGTGCGCCATAAACAGAGGCTACCATTATAACCTAAACAACAAAGAACGGGAGTTACTCAATGTCTCAAGATCCAATTGTAATTGTTGGCATGGCACGCACACCAATGGGTGGAATGCTTGGGGATCTGTCCACGATCGAAGCTTCTTCTCTTGGTGCTACGGCTATTAAAGGTGCTCTTGCCAGTGCAGGCATGAAACCAACAGACAGCATTGATGAAACTATTATGGGCTGTGTGTTGCCAGCAGGCCAAGGCCAGGCGCCTGCGCGCCAAGCTAGCCTTAAAGCCGGCATTGATAAAAACACCGGCGCAGTCACCCTTAATAAAATGTGTGGTTCTGGCATGAAAGCCATGATGCAGGCATACGACAGCCTTTATGCGGGCACTAACTCTGTTGTCGTTGCTGGTGGTATGGAGAGCATGTCCTTAGCACCTCATCTTCTGCCTTCTGGCAGAACTGGTACACGCTACGGCTCAACACAGTTATTCGACCATATGGCCCTTGACGGTTTAACAGATGCATACGGCGGCGAGCCAATGGGTGTTTATGCCGAAC
Proteins encoded:
- a CDS encoding DUF4389 domain-containing protein; this translates as MVDNTNDKAKPAAQPKKAAPVKKAPAASAKKPTVRKSAVKTSTAKPVKKAAAPKTSVPASKPAAKAKTTPTPKAPAKTMVAQKAAPKKTAATKPATKKAPEIKNAAANAGADNAKKTENTKQESPASFVDNLKTKDWLTILKRGLFMFVFGVIGHVVMLFTLFMALLQFCVALILDKPNENLTNGINIAGNYIKEVLEFLSFKTEELPFPFGRDLPKQ
- a CDS encoding vitamin B12-dependent ribonucleotide reductase; amino-acid sequence: MRIQRHFTNDTSSPYSGMQWRHAVSEIKNPDGSIVFHMDQVEVPETWSQVATDIIAQKYFRKAGVPQALKSVEENTVPSWLWRKEADTAALESIPAEKRYGAETSAKQVFDRLAGTWTYWGWKGGYFDTEQDAKSFFDEMRYMLANQMCAPNSPQWFNTGLHWAYGIDGPAQGHHYVDFETGKLVKSKSAYEHPQPHACFIQSVADDLVNEGGIMDLWTREARLFKYGSGTGSNFSNVRGNGESLSGGGKSSGLMSFLKIGDRAAGAIKSGGTTRRAAKMVVVDIDHPDVEEFINWKVIEEQKVAALVSGSKLNEIHLNRIIKACHEGKKDLAEQAFNPKENKALKKEILAARKVMIPENYVQRVIQFAKQGYTSIDFKTYNTDWDSDAYLTVSGQNSNNSIRVTDDFMRAVAQDSDWHLKNRINGSIAKEIKAKDLWRDVGHAAWACADPGIQFHTTINDWHTCPASGEIRASNPCSEYMFLDDTACNLASLNLMTFRSDGGDFKVEAFQHAVRLWTMVLEISVMMAQFPSKEIAKLSYEYRTLGLGFANIGGLLMSLGISYDSDEGRALCGAITALMTGQAYATSAEMASELGAFPGYTKNADHMLRVIRNHRRAAYGQADGYEALNTLPVALDIKNCTDTAIVTAAAEAWDRALHLGEEHGFRNAQATVIAPTGTIGLVMDCDTTGIEPDFALVKFKKLAGGGYFKIINRIVPQALTVLGYSANQIEEIEHYAVGHNTLADSPGVNHADLKKVGFSEKEIGLVEAQLKSAFDIKFVFNQWTLGSKFCKETLGLTDEQLNDYQFDMLAALGFSKAAISEANLYCCGAMTLEKAPHLKEEHYSVFDCANPCGKIGKRYLSWESHIRMMAAAQPFISGAISKTINMPNEADVENCMAAYELSWSLALKANALYRDGSKLSQPLNSSILDDILDEDIEEKSLPEKATVVAERIVERIIERHVDGPVKRRRLPERRKGYTQKAIVGGHKVYLRTGEYDDGSVGEIFIDMHKEGAAFRSLMNNFAIAISIGLQYGVPLEEFVDAFTFTRFEPFGRVEGNETIKMATSLLDYIFRELAISYLGRDDLAHVMPADFAHDTTGRGDKADGLPDLDENVSEALERVQKMASSGYVRGSNLVVLKNTPKPESKTPDAALAVAATADTSSSAGMGSGMANGSMDATPNARVAAKMQGYEGDACGECGNFTLVRNGTCLKCNTCGGTSGCS
- a CDS encoding sterol desaturase family protein, with amino-acid sequence MTLDLPEPTQWAVPLFVVLVLAEMVYGWKTRRVKFESKDTFVSMFMGLGSTIAGAITLTLTLGFAFWVYDNFRVFDLGTSIWVFVAAFILDDLAYYWVHRFGHRMRWMWAAHVIHHSSQHYNLSTALRQTWTGQFTPGILFRTPLFLLGFHPSIVFFCAGLNLIYQFWIHTEAIGKMPRWFEAIMNTPSHHRVHHAKNPRYLDANYAGVFIIWDKIFGTYIPEEKSDPCNYGLVTDLGTYNPLRIAFHEWWGILKDIWHAPNIKAKLLYLIAPPGWTHDESRQTSDMIRREWQLREQAKTPASPAENS
- a CDS encoding glycerophosphodiester phosphodiesterase family protein, whose translation is MINLSFKAFLSVVLATSMSMLAGAYMEDKHEIIVIGHRGASGYRPEHTLMSYELAIQQGVDFIEPDLVLTKDGKLVARHDMYLSGSTDVSSRPEFAAKKRTLEGHTDWFAQDFTLDEIETLKTVQPRLTRGQMYDGMEPIPTLEDIVTLLKQHQKQGKAVGVYIELKHPSIMEAIVPDIAEKLAVELNSIQKMGFPVYFQCFDADFLLKISSYTSVPLIYLVEGKPDADGHYYLNEDLSHYFGKFAGFGLYKALLINKDGSLNNVVDTIHNGGGLVHVWTVRDDNVPKMFNSVQQEVKFLFEAGVDGIFTDFPDTAIAARESKRLTDKGRLDD
- a CDS encoding NADH:ubiquinone oxidoreductase subunit NDUFA12, translated to MGSLIKSIFTSPIFTWWNSATFGTRLFTSRKGEKVGTDDQGNIYYREKNGKRRWVIYKNGPVEASRVPAEWHGWLHYTHDIPPTEQMPVVKAWEKEHLPNLTGTVDAFKTTPRRVEPEYEAWHP